The Malus domestica chromosome 17, GDT2T_hap1 genome contains the following window.
ccatcctctcTGGTAGTTTTCTAATTCGCATACAATCGTTGATCAACAAAGTTTGCAAGTTAGATAAATCACACAGCGTCTCAGGTAACCTTTCCAGCTCTTCGTTGCTAGATAAATTGAGATATCTCAAATGTATAAACTTTCCAACCTCTTCCGGTAGTTCTTTGAACCAGCAGCGACTCAGATTTAGTGTTCTCAGACATGTTAGATGCAAGAGTATATCAGGGTTTATCGCAATGTTCATTGAACTCAATGTGAAGAGCGTACGCAGTCCTTTTCCGTTGCATGCTGAGTTAGGAAATGCAGCCCCAGGTGCTAGGACAAAAGTAGAATGACGGGCTACTTCAATGTTTGCCTCTCCGAGGTCAGCCCCAGGTGCTAGGACAAAAGAAGAGTCACAGGTGCCTCCACTGCCAGACTCTTCAACGCAATCAATACCCGTGATAAAGCAGTCATACCTTGTGACATATTGGACCAAGCGATGCACTTCTTCATGCATCTTGCATTTTACAATGCTCCCTTTATAGTCTGTTTCAAAGTCTTGGAAGAAAGACCGCATCGCTAAATTCATAAAGCATTCTTGGCCTAATATTTCCTTCTCTTTATTTCTGTCGACATTGAAACCAAGATAACCTTGCGACATCCACATTTTGATCAAATTGTCTCTCTCAATGACATGACCTTTCGGAAATATCGCACAATATGAGAAACAACATCTAAGCACAGGTGGCAGATCATGATAGCTAAACAGAAGCAGGTCAAAAGTGCTTATGTTGTTGGCATGTCCCAATTCCCACACCATTTCCCGCAAAACAGATTCCCACTGTCCTCTGGTATTCTTAAAGTGCATGAGACCCGCCAAGGTCTTTATCGCAAGAGGCAAGCCATAGCACTTCTTTACAATTTTCTTACCAATTCTTTCGAGTTGTTTGCACTCACTTGCATCCCTTCCGAAAAAAGCTCTCTGTCTAAACATTAACCACGCATCTTCCTGCGACACTGCGCTTAGATCAATTACGCTAGTAGCTCCCATCATCTTAGCAATGTTGCTAGTTCTTGCAGTCAGCAAAATCCTACTCCCTGCTGCACCAAAACGCAAAAGCTTCCAAAGAACATACCCCTTTGAGAAGTCTCCATCCCGGAGATCCCACGCATTATCAAGGACTAGAAGGAACTTCTTTCCACCAATCGATGCACGAATACTCTCTAACAAAGCTTCCCGTTCAACAAAGTTCAACGTTCCACTCTTACGAGGGAtagcttcaagaatttttctGGCAACCCTCGGCTCATCAGGCGAAACAGAGTCGCACCCCCATATCCTCAGATCGAAATGGGTTCTGACACTTTGATCATTATATGCTAACCGGGCAAGAGTGGTTTTCCCCATTCCACCCACCCCAACAATTGAGATTACACCATTCCCCCAACACCCTTCACTCCTCTCAGGTACCAATTTGCATATCAAAATCTTCGTATCTTCGTCTCGGCCATAGATTGCGGACTCTACTTCTTCAATTAACTTATAAGTGGCAGTTCCAATTCCTAGTCTCCCGGATTGTTCAATCTCTCTATTTTTTACAGAATTAAAATTGAACCTATGTCTCTCAGTTGCAATTTCACTCAGTCTTTCCCTCAAACACTTTATCCTCTTTGCAATTCGAACCCAATCGACTATATCAGTGCAACAAAAGCACGAGGTGAGTTGGGAAAAGCATACCTTCACAAAGCTAAAAGCTTTCGATATTCCAcgactttcttcttcttcctccttctgggtATCTTCTGATTCAGGGACGGCAGCGCTGCAGCACTCATCGAGCACGTCCTCGATGTCGCAGCTGGCGTCTTTGAGCTTGTCCAACCACACTCTGACTGGCTCCTCCTTCACTCCCCTCTTCTCGGCGTCCTCTAGAACAGGTTCGATGTCGCGGAGGATTCTGGCGAGCTCTGGGAACCTGTGTTTTTCTTGGAGCTGGTCTATGAGTCTGGAGACCAAGGCGACTGCATCAGCCATGATCGGAGCTGTAGCTTGACTAACAAGAAAGAACGGAAAAGGGTAGGAAAGTTAGGACAGAGGAAGATACATTTGTACAAGAAAATACCCATTAGAAAAAGGAACGTTGaccaaacaagaaaaaggaAGGGAATGAGAAAGATATCAAATATGCCGTTGCCCAATTTTATAATAATGTTTCACGTGTGTCCAAAATAGAGTTTAATCTTgtaccaacaggatcctctcgatccttttggtgaggattcTGATATCCGTAAATTgtgttcgtttatcgtacattatgcggtcattttttgtcaggtactgtttgtatttaattttaaataaaaatatttaaaatgatttctaaccgtatgatgtacgatgaacgaatatgattCAGGGATTcccggaatcctcacaaagaggatctagCGAGGATCCGGATTCAATCTTGTATTTTCAATTTAAGTGTTTGCCTTTTGAATGAGTTCCTAGTGTCACGGGCCatgtgttaaaaacaaagaaaatgcccaagacatcatatatctaagcccatgaagccatgtcttcatggaagcttctggaacgtcccggagaaatcaaggacgtggcggagcattcaagataatcttagggcattccggaacattccacacaagtgtacatatttaagcctcacctagaataatctagattaggcaagttgtatctagaactatgctagatattttttgatgtaagtaggggattctagaaccctccattgaggaggtgacttaggcctataaataggaggtaaggccatttggccaaaccatccaagaattgtaagcaattgtaaagttctcttaactttcaatacaaagcttcctttctcccatcttctaagtgatcttagcattctccaagctatcttagctttctttgtgattcgatccggggaagcgaggcttcgaaggcttacttagcttgttcatcgaggtattcaagtctaagtgccgcacgggcggaaggcttaaagagtcatcccgtgacagctggtatcagagccaagctcgtgaatcacttgaaggaaagtaggatatggcaagtggagagatggtgtccggagtctccgacctaagggagcgtactgccgaggtccaagacgttgccaagagcaagccaaagttaaaggacttgcaagcatcgatggagaccatggaagagcgactcgagaaggtggaacgaaccatactcgagttcgatactcgacttgatgaggacgttgtcgacaaggaggaaatccaaaccatggtggacaatggtaaggatgaactgcgtggcttggtggaagggctacgagatgagctccttggcgctctcaacaccatggcagacaagatgcggagggaagtccaggttcaccttgacaacatagaggcaaggtttgtggcgcttcaagaagagataaaggacacaagggaacttaagggagatgtggcgttttgtaaagaagcagtcgtgaagcaattcgtgcAAAGGCCGAGGGAAATCAAGGCGTTGGACTCCAAGGTAATCGactcctttaaacccaaatcctaTAATGGGAAGAGGGAAGCAAAGGAGCTCGACACATTCGTGTGGAACGTGGAGCGATACTTCAAGTACCTGAAGCTTGAAGATGACGAGTCCAAAATCTCAACGGCAACCATGTTCTTAGCTGACAATGCCCTTATGTGGTGGCGTCGCCGGAGCATGGAGATTGAGCAAGGTACGTTCTCTCTCACCACTTGGGATGAGTTTAAGAAAGATCTTATGCTGCACTTCTATCCCCAAAATGCCAAGTACGAAGCCAAGGAGAAACTAAGGTGGCTCAAGCAAACGGGGAGCGTCAAAGACTATGTCAACGCCTTCGTGAGCTTGTTATTCGAGGTGCCCAACATGTTAGAGGAAGACAAGCTCATGTACTTCATGAGTGGATTGCAAAATTGGGCAAAACTCGAACTACAAAGGAGACATGTGCAAACATTGTCTGATGCCATTGCAGCTGCCGAATCCTTgattgagtttaaatcaagccacCAAGGTGATTCCAAGTCCACGGGGAAGAAGGGTAACCATGAGAGAAGTGGGGGAGAACATAAGCCGAAGGACAAGGCCGAGACAAGCAAACCAAAGGAGAAGAAAGCCGATAAGCATGACAAAGGCAAGGGTAAGTCTTGGCAACCCACTTGTTACCTATGCGACGGCCCTCACATGATGCGAGATTGCCCACAAAAGAAGGCCCTTAAGGCCATGACTTTCAAGGAGGACAAGGTCAAAGAGAGTAACGATGCAACGATGGGATGCATCCGTCTACTGAATGCCATCCAGACAACCCTCTCACAACCTAAGGCTCAAGTTGGGGGAGGATCATTGTTCGTCGACGTCAAGACTGGTGACAAGACGACGCGTGTGTTGGTGGACACGGGAGCAACACACAACTTCATGACGTCGGAGGAAGCAACAAGGCTTGGCCTCCGAGTCACAAAGGAGCCTGGTAGCGTGAAGACGGTAAATTCCGCTGCCACCCCTATTGTTGGAGTTGCGCGCAATGTACAAGTAGACATTGGCACATGGAAGGGAACGATCGACTTCACCATAGTCAAGATGGACGACTATGGCGTAGTCATTGGGTTAGAGTTCATGGACAAGGTACGAGCCTTTCCCATTCCCTTCTACAATATCTTCTGTATCCTAGCCGACGGGAGACAACCTTGCCTGGTGCCATTGGAAAGGCAAGCCAAGAAGTGTACCCAACACTTGTCGGCAATTCAATTTGCCAAATCTTGGAAGAAAGGCGAGGCCACATTTCTTGCAACCCTAATGTTGAATGAAGGGGAGGAGAAGTACGGGCCTTTGCCGAAACAAGTGGAAGACGTCCTTACGGAGTTTGCGGACGTGATGCCTAAGGAACTGCCAAAGAAGTTGCCACCAAGGAGAGAGGTCGACCATGTGATTGAGTTGGAGCCTGGTGCTAAGCCTCCCTCTAAATCACCTTATAGGATGTCGCCACCCGAgttggaggaattgaggaagcaaCTCAACGAGCTACTTGATGCTGGCTACATCCAACCCTCCAAGTCCCCATATGGTGCACCCGTCCTGTTCCAACGCAAGAAAGAAGGTAGCCTAAAGTTGTGCATCGACTatagagcattgaacaagattaccatcaaGAACAAGTACCCACTTCCGTTGATCGCCGACTTATTCGATCAACTTGGTGAAGCAAGGTACTTCACAAAGTTAGATCTTCGATCGGGATACTACCAAGTGAGGATAGCCCCTGGAGACGAATCGAAGACGGCGATGGTGACCAGATATGGAGCGTTCgagtataaagtcatgccatttggtCTGACCAATGCCCCCGCAACATTCTGCACATTGATGAACAAGGTATTCCATCCTTATCTTGACAAGTTTGTCgtggtttacattgatgatatcgTTGTCTATAGCAAGACATTGGAGGAGCACGTCAAGCACTTGCGCATAGTGTTCAAGACCCTTCGGGAGCATGAACTCTATGTCAAGAAGGAGAAATGCTCCTTTGCCACAAAAGAAGTAGAATTTCTTGGCCACAAGATAAAGGAGGGGAAACTTATGATGGAAAAGggcaagatcaaggccattcaagagTGGGAACCGCCGACCAAGGTACCAACACTACGATCCTTTTTGGGGCTAACCAACTACTATCGGAGATTCATAAAAGGGTATTCAGCTATAGCGGCACCCTTAACAGACCTTCTTAAGAAAAACAAGACATGGGAATGGACGGACCGGTGTCAAGAGGCCTTTGAGAGGTTGAAGAAGGCCCTAATGGAGGAGCCTGTACTAAGGTTGCCCGACCTTAGTAAGCCATTCGAGTTGCACACTGATGCTTCCGACTTTGCCATAGGAGGAGTGTTGATGCAAGAGGGACATCCGATAGCCTATGAAAGTCGCAAGCTAAACAATGCCGAGAAGAGGTACACGACCCATGAAAAGGAGATGACCGCCATCGTCCATTGCCTCAGAGTTTGGAGGCATTACTTGCTTGGTACCCCATTCGTCATCAAGACGGACAACGTTGCCACTAGCTACTTtcaaacccaacaaaagctcaCACCTAAGCAAGCAAGGTGGCAAGAGTTCTTAGCGGAGTTTGATTACAAGCTAGAGTACAAGCAAGGAAAGGAGAACGTGGTGGCCGATGCTCTAAGTAGACGAGTAGAGTTAATGGCTACGGTACTCAAGCCGCAAAGCCATCTCTTGGACCGTGTCCGAGAAGGTTTATCACATGACGTCCAAGCCAAGAACATTGTGGAGTTTGTCAAGGATGGGAAGACAAGAAGGTTTTGGCTTGAGGACGGCTTGCTATACACCAAGGGCAAGCGGATCTATGTCCCAAAGTGGGGAAGCTTAAGGAAAGAAATCCTTAAGGAGTGCCATGACTCAATGTGGGCAGGACATCCTGGCACTCACCGCACGTTGGCTTTGGTGAGCGATGCTTATTATTGGCCACAAATGCGGGATGATGTAGATTCATACGTGAAGACTTGTCTTGTGTGCCAACAAGACAAAGTGGAACAAAAGCAACCGGGAGGACTGTTGGAACCACTTCCCACCCCATCAAGACCATGGGAATGTTTAACCATGGATTTCATCACACATTTGCCCAAGTCTGATGGATGTGGATCTATCTTCGTCGTGGTCGATAGATTCACCAAGTATGCCACTTTCATACCCGCACCTGTGGAGTGCACAGCCGAAGTAGCTGCACGCTTGTTTCTAAAGCACGTGGTGAAGTATTGGGGTGTCCCGAGGAGCATAGTCAGTGATCGAGATGCTCGCTTCACGGGTAGATTTTGGAAGGAGCTTTTCAAGCTACTTGGCTCAAAGTTAGACTTCTCCACAGCTTTTCATCCCCAAACTGATGGACAAACGGAGCGGGTTAACGCATTGTTGGAGACTTATTTGCGGCACTATGTTAGTGCCAATCAACGAGATTGGGCTAAGTTACTTGATGTTGCCCAATTCTCTTATAACTTGCAACGTTCGGAGTCGACGGGGAAAAGTCCGTTCGAGTTGGCTATAGGGCAACAACCCTTGACCCCGAACACGGTCGTGACTGGCTACACGGGGAATAGTCCAGCCGCTTTCAAAACCGCTAAGGAGTGGCAATTAGCCCAcgaacttgctcgagctcatttggagaaggcttcaaagaagatgaagaaatgggcGGATCGCAAGCGAATGAATGTGGAGTTCCAAACTGGCGACCAAGTCTTTGTGAAGCTCAATGCGTCTCAGCACAAGAGTACTCGTGGCTTGCACAAGAGCTTGTTGCGGAAGTATGAGGGACCATTCCCTATCATCAAGAAGGTTGGCAAAGCCGCTTATGTTGTGGAACTCCCACCCCGCCTCAAGTTTCACCCGGTGTTCCATGTGAGCAACTTGAAGCCTTATCATGCGGACGATGAGGAACCAAGTCGAGGTGAGTCTCATCGAGCACCCCCTTTGATGACGGAGGCATTTGACAAAGAAGTGGAGAGCATTGAAGCCAAGCGTGTCGTGGTGCGACCAAGAcaaccaaagcatgtggagtactttgtcaaatggaaggggctaccatactccgaagcaacatgggagaaggagacgtccttatggcaatataaggacttgattcagacattcgagaggcaagagtcgacgaggacgtcgacggcttaagtgggggaggatgtcacgggccatgtgttaaaaacaaagaaaatgcccaagacatcatatatctaagcccatgaagccatgtcttcatggaagcttctggaacgtcccggagaaatcaaggacgtggcggagcattcaagataatcttagggcattccggaacattccacacaagtgtacatatttaagcctcacctagaataatctagattaggcaagttgtatctagaactatgctagatattttttgatgtaagtaggggattctagaaccctccattgaggaggtgacttaggcctataaataggaggtaaggccatttggccaaaccatccaagaattgtaagcaattgtaaagttctcttaactttcaatacaaagcttcctttctcccatcttctaagtgatcttagcattctccaagctatcttagctttctttgtgattcgatccggggaagcgaggcttcgaaggcttacttagcttgttcatcgaggtattcaagtctaagtgccgcacgggcggaaggcttaaagagtcatcccgtgacactAGGAAGGTGCGTAGAGCTTTCAGATTTTTCGCTGCTCGTGTGTTTACACCAcaatctttttctctttttttatttatttattttttcttgttgctcttattgatattgttgtTTGCGGGTTGTTTCGTGCGAGCTTCTTTCAATTTGTGGTGCAGAACTATGTGGAGCTCCTTGGAGGAAGTCGCAGTCTTCTTTTTATCCACTTCGAGGGCTCTGTTTGGCTCGATTTCGGGCGATTGTTGGTGGCGCTAGTTCGATAGGTGTTCTTCTGACGATGGTGACGATTGCAAGttgttaggatttttttttcggtttttcttttgttttgggtccataattttcttttggGCTTGTTTTTATTAAGGGTAATATTGTCAATACACTATCAAGGGATAATACTTAGAGGTTAAGGAAAGCTATTATTTTTTATGAGTTAGTTGGTCtacacaagtatatatatacttttagattgtaatcttatttgattgagtaaatgaaaatatgtttctcAATATGGTATCACTCGCCCTCGTCTGACGACCTCTCTCTTCGATCCCTAATCTTCCCGCTTCTCTGCTACTCCGATCTTGATCTCCGATCTTGTTGTTCTTGATTTTCTTCGCTTGATTTTCTTCTCTGCATCTCTGCTCATGGCTCCTGCCGTCTCTTCCTCTACGGCATCGGATTCTCCAATTCTTCCACCGTCGGAAGcttcaaaccctaattccttgaaTTCTACCTCAATCACCATACAGAACATTGGATCTATGGTTCCGATCAAGCTTACCACTACCAATTACCTGACATGGAGTGCTCTCTTTGCTCCAATTTTTCGTCGATACAACCTCACCGGTTTGATTGATGGTTCTTCGCCGGCGCCGCCTCAATTTCTCATCGACTCCTCCGGGAATCGCAGTCTTAATCCGGCGTATGTTGCTTGGTTTGAGAATGATCAGAATATTCTCATCTGGCTCAATTCGACTCTCTCGGAATCCCTAATTCCTTATACTGTTGGCGTTTCCTCGGCTCGAGAACTATGGGCAAAATTGGAGTCTCGTCTTGCTGCTGCCTCGCATTCTCACATCCACGAACTTAGATCTCGCCTTCGTAGTCTCCCCAAAGGAGATCTCACAGCCGCTCAATATCTTCAACGCACTGAGGAGATTGCTGATGCTCTTGCTAGTGCTGGTGCTCCGGTTGAAGATTCAGAGCTGATTTCTGTCATTTTACATGGCTTACCTCCTGAATTTGACTCGTTTGTGGATGCCATTCAGTTTCGTCTTGGTTCAACTACCATGGATGAACTCCATGGTTTGCTTCTTAGCAAAGAGATCCAATTGACAAATCGCAAGCAAATTCCACCGGTGCCTTCCTTTCAGGCCTACAACACCTCCACTggtcttcttcctctgcctgTTCCTTCTATCTCTCACGGCTATGTTGCTCAGCAGTCGTTCTCCTCTCACAATCAACATCGTGGACTGGATCGCAACTTTACTCGAGGCACTCATCAATCTCGTGGCAATTTCAGGCAGAACAACAATCCGCGATTCTCCAATTTCCCTCGAGGCAACAATCAGCGTTTCAATCGAGGCCCTCGGTCCAATTTTTCATCCAACAGGAAACTTTCTTGTCAAATATGTCGCCAATTTGATCATGAGGCTTGTGACTGTCCTCATCGCATGGACCCTCACTATACTGGCAAGTCATCCCAAACTGCGTTGGTTGCCAacacctccacctcctcctctccaTGGATTGTCGACTCTGGCGCTACTTCTCATATGACCAATAACTATGCCACTCTCCAGAATCCTGAAGTCTACACAGGGCCTGACCAAGTGTATATCGgtgatggcaaaggtttgcctATCACTCACACTGGCTCTTCTTCCATTACCACTTCACATAgtaattttgcactcaaaaaTGTCTTATTTGTGCCTGATCTGAAGCATAATCTCTTATCTGCAAATCAATTTCTTATTGATAATCAATGCTCTATGCATCTTTATCCATCTCACTTTACTGTGAAGGATCTTTCTTCGGGGAGGATGCGTTTTAAAAGTCCTGTTCAGCATGGCTTCTATCCGTTTTATCCTTCATCTCACACTGGTGCCAAGCTTTCAGCTCTTACTGCTACTCCAAAAGCTTCCCGGACTCTGTGGCATGGACGGTTGGGCCATCCTTCAGTCAAGATTTTAAATAAACTTGCCTCTAAATCTTGTATCTCTGTGTTCCAACACAAGACCTCTTCTTTTTGCTCAGCCTGTGCATTAGGAAAGTGTTCTAGATTGCCATTTGTATCCACTCCATGTACTACCACGAAACCGTTAGAACTCATTCAtactgatgtttggggaccctCACCTATAGCTTCTCAGGATGGTTTCCGGTATTATGTCATATTTGTGGATGATTTTACTCGATACTGTTGGTTCTTCCCTCTGAGATACAAATCTGATGTACTTTCAGTCTTCATGAAATATAAATCTTTGGTTGAAAATACTTTGTGCACCAAAATTATTACCTTGCGATCTGATTCTGGTGGTGAATACATGAGTACtcttttctctaattttttggCACAACATGGCATCCAGCATCAGTTATCTTGTCCTCACACACCCGAGCAAAATGGATGTGCTGAACGCAAACACAGGCATATTGTGGAAACTGCCCGGACTCTTTTTGCAGCATCTAAAGTTCCTCACTTATATTGGGTTGATGTTTTTGCAGCTGCAATCTATCTCATCAACAGGTTACCTACTCTCTCTCGGACCTCACCTTGGGAGTCTCTTTTCAAGACATTGCCTTGTTATGGTACACTCAGAGTTTTTGGTTGTCTCTGCTTTCCGTGGTTAAAGCCGTATGCTTCTTCTAAGTTGGATGCTAAGAGCAAGCCCTGTGTTTTCTTGGGCTACAGTCTTAATCATAAGGGGTACAAATGCCTTGATCCAGCTACAGGACGCATTTATATCTCCCGGCATGTTCTCTTTGATGAAAGTAAGTTTCCATTTTctaatctttcttcttcctctcctcctTCCCCATTCCAACCTGCAAGTTCATCCTCTACTATTCCCTCTTCCTTAACCTTtacttctcttcctccttcctcctcctcatcttctTTCTCTGGCCCATCATCCTTCCCTCATCCCCCTGCACCACCGCCATCCTCCTCACCCTCTGGACCATCCTCCTCCCCTCCTTCCCCTGCACCACCCCCACTACCATCTTCCTCCATCAATACTCACCCTATGCAAACCCGTTCTAAGTCCGGCATTTACAAACCTAAAGCCTTTACTACCACAAATCATCCTCTTCCCTCTCATTTGTCTCTGGATTATATTCCTACCACCTATCTCCAAGCATCTAACCACCCTCATTGGCGCCAAGCAATGCAGGAGGAATTCAATGCTCTTCTTCATACTCAAACCTGGTCCCTGGTTCCATATCACTCTTCCCAGAATATAGTTGGCTGCAAATGGGTGTTTCGTATCAAACGAAAACCCGATGGCTCCATCGATCGCTACAAGGCTCggttggttgccaagggttttcACCAACAAGAAGGTCTCGATTACACTGAAACGTTTAGCCCTGTGGCTAAACCTGTGACAATTCGCCTCTTACTCACCCTTACTGCTCAATTTGATTGGTTTCTGCACCAACTTGATGTCAGTAATGCATTCTTACATGGCACTCTTTCTGAATCTGTGTTTATGCAACAACCACCCGGCTTTGCCGACTCTACCAAGCCCCATCATGTGTGCCAGCTTCATAAGTCGTTATATGGTCTGAAACAAGCTCCCCGAGCTTGGTATGATAAACTCCATGCTGCTCTTGCTTCTCTTGGATTCGTTGGTTCTCAAAGTGACCACTCTCTGTTTGTCAAAACGGACAAAGCCTTGGTATTTGTTCTTGTGTATGTGGACGACATTCTGGTTACAGGGCCCTCTTCTGTTGAATGTCAACATGTGATCACTCAGCTCAGCAGTTTGTTTCCTATTAAGGATCTTGGTCCTTTACACTATTTTCTCGGTCTTGAGGTCAAGCGCTCTTCTACTGGCATTTTCCTATCCCAAACTAAATATATTCTGGATTTGCTTCACAAAGCCAAAATGGTTGGTGCAAAACCCTGCAACACACCACTGAGCACCTCTAAGATTGATCATGCTTCTCCTCTTCTTGACAATGCTTCTGAGTACAGGTCATTGGTGGGTGCTCTTCAGTATCTAACCTGGACAAGGCCGGATCTTAGTTTCGCTGTCAACCTTGTTTGCCAATTCATGCACACTCCCAAAGTCTCTCACTTCCAAGCTGTCAAGCGTA
Protein-coding sequences here:
- the LOC114822477 gene encoding putative disease resistance protein RGA3; amino-acid sequence: MADAVALVSRLIDQLQEKHRFPELARILRDIEPVLEDAEKRGVKEEPVRVWLDKLKDASCDIEDVLDECCSAAVPESEDTQKEEEEESRGISKAFSFVKVCFSQLTSCFCCTDIVDWVRIAKRIKCLRERLSEIATERHRFNFNSVKNREIEQSGRLGIGTATYKLIEEVESAIYGRDEDTKILICKLVPERSEGCWGNGVISIVGVGGMGKTTLARLAYNDQSVRTHFDLRIWGCDSVSPDEPRVARKILEAIPRKSGTLNFVEREALLESIRASIGGKKFLLVLDNAWDLRDGDFSKGYVLWKLLRFGAAGSRILLTARTSNIAKMMGATSVIDLSAVSQEDAWLMFRQRAFFGRDASECKQLERIGKKIVKKCYGLPLAIKTLAGLMHFKNTRGQWESVLREMVWELGHANNISTFDLLLFSYHDLPPVLRCCFSYCAIFPKGHVIERDNLIKMWMSQGYLGFNVDRNKEKEILGQECFMNLAMRSFFQDFETDYKGSIVKCKMHEEVHRLVQYVTRYDCFITGIDCVEESGSGGTCDSSFVLAPGADLGEANIEVARHSTFVLAPGAAFPNSACNGKGLRTLFTLSSMNIAINPDILLHLTCLRTLNLSRCWFKELPEEVGKFIHLRYLNLSSNEELERLPETLCDLSNLQTLLINDCMRIRKLPERMGKLLNLRHLHIDCSFNLESLPKGIAKLTSLQTLDMLVLPQYDNEEAFKLGDLKILNKLEGYLHICRCGNLEDVNEAEKAELVNRGNLVDLTLDFDGSEERGLEDKIILEALQPHPNLESLEIRKYRGRTVSPDWMMSLTNLRRLILHSCLDCESLPPLGKLLSLESLEICHMKSMKKVGCEFLGIETGGAEKCCLVSFPKLRELRFSSLFKWNAWVGASKSKKEDSSTQIMPCLMSLEIDSCFCVKALPHFLKEIPLQNLTISKCKILQKHCQKSKGKEWSKISHIPNIKFNV